The following coding sequences are from one Formosa haliotis window:
- a CDS encoding nucleoside triphosphate pyrophosphohydrolase family protein, producing the protein MKNKIESVKAFHTAYKLGYSETPKADLGLQKNKLRFDLMKEENEEYLAAANNNDLVEIADALGDMLYILCGTIIEHGLQDKIEAVFNEIQRSNMSKLDAKGEPIYRADGKVLKGPNYFKPDIAAILKG; encoded by the coding sequence ATGAAGAATAAAATAGAATCAGTCAAAGCATTTCATACGGCTTATAAATTAGGTTATAGCGAAACTCCAAAAGCCGATTTAGGCTTGCAAAAAAACAAACTGCGTTTCGATTTAATGAAAGAAGAAAATGAAGAATATTTAGCAGCTGCAAATAATAATGATCTTGTAGAAATTGCAGATGCTTTAGGAGATATGTTGTATATATTATGTGGTACTATAATTGAACATGGTTTGCAGGATAAAATAGAAGCTGTATTTAACGAAATTCAGCGTAGTAATATGAGTAAGTTAGATGCTAAAGGCGAACCTATTTATAGAGCTGATGGTAAGGTGTTAAAGGGACCAAATTATTTTAAACCCGATATAGCCGCTATATTAAAAGGATAA
- the crcB gene encoding fluoride efflux transporter CrcB: MKQLVLIFIGGGFGSILRFTISKYLNSVHANLPYGTMLANILGSLLIGIILGLAAKNHFITQNHTLLLATGFCGGLTTFSTFAFENHMFIKTGDFLNFAIYSISSFVLGFLAVFLGMYLIKDF, from the coding sequence ATGAAACAATTGGTATTAATTTTTATTGGAGGTGGCTTTGGCAGTATTTTGCGATTTACCATAAGTAAATACCTAAATAGTGTTCATGCCAACCTTCCGTACGGTACGATGCTTGCTAATATTTTAGGGAGTTTACTAATTGGAATTATACTAGGTTTAGCGGCTAAAAATCATTTTATTACACAAAATCACACCTTATTATTAGCAACGGGTTTTTGTGGAGGCTTAACAACTTTTTCTACATTCGCTTTTGAGAATCATATGTTTATTAAAACAGGAGATTTTCTAAATTTTGCTATCTATTCTATTTCAAGTTTTGTTCTTGGCTTTCTTGCTGTTTTTTTAGGCATGTATTTAATTAAAGATTTTTAA
- a CDS encoding DUF1684 domain-containing protein, which produces MQKFLYFILLLIMCSCFQKKEPLLGDTPYQRSLNASFKDASTSPLKKKDRKVFKSLDFFDVDSTYIVQARLERTPNTEFFEMPTTTDRKAKERVFGIVNFKIKNEDFSLKIYESQDLMEQEGYEDYLFLPFLDLTNGDSTYGGGRYIEVGLHDKENDSIITIDFNTAFNPYCAYNEDYSCPIVPRENFLNTEIKAGVKAFVKD; this is translated from the coding sequence ATGCAAAAATTTCTATACTTCATCTTACTCTTAATTATGTGTTCATGTTTTCAGAAGAAAGAACCCTTATTAGGAGACACACCTTATCAAAGGTCTTTAAATGCTAGTTTTAAGGATGCCAGTACATCTCCTTTAAAAAAGAAGGATCGTAAAGTGTTTAAGAGTTTAGATTTTTTTGATGTAGATTCTACATATATAGTCCAGGCACGATTAGAACGCACGCCAAATACCGAATTTTTTGAAATGCCAACAACTACAGACAGAAAGGCTAAAGAACGTGTTTTTGGAATCGTAAATTTTAAAATTAAGAATGAAGATTTTAGTCTTAAAATTTATGAAAGTCAGGATTTAATGGAGCAAGAAGGTTATGAAGATTATTTGTTTTTACCTTTTTTAGATTTAACTAACGGAGACTCTACTTATGGAGGAGGAAGATATATTGAAGTAGGGTTACACGATAAAGAGAATGATAGTATTATAACCATCGATTTTAACACCGCGTTTAATCCGTATTGTGCTTATAACGAAGATTATTCTTGCCCTATAGTGCCAAGAGAAAATTTCCTGAATACAGAAATTAAGGCAGGGGTAAAGGCTTTTGTAAAAGATTAA
- a CDS encoding MDR family MFS transporter, with the protein MKLLFQNYINTFKGLSTEVWWLALITLINRAGTMVIPFLSLYLTENLHFSLIQVGWIMSAFGAGSVVGSWLGGRLTDKIGYYKVMVISLITSGFLFIGLQFLNTFVSIAVGVFVLLIAADMFRPAMFVALSAYSKPENKVRSVTLIRLAINLGFSAGPAIGGLIIVTLSYGGLFWVDGITCFLASILLLNVLHPKKARIADEIVVEHPKSAYKDINYIIFLFAMLLFGVAFLQYFSTVPLFYKDIHHLSEFQIGLLMGLNGFIIFALEMPLVKYFEKSWYSKTGLVLLGAILLGLSFLVLNLSNWTGILVIGMIFMTVGEMIAFPFSNAFALERAKKGNQGEYMALYSISFSIAHIIAHNSGMHVIANYGYKVTWYTSVAIMLICISTLYYLKLRMIRQKDKQ; encoded by the coding sequence ATGAAATTACTATTTCAAAACTATATAAACACTTTTAAAGGCCTCTCTACCGAAGTATGGTGGTTGGCTTTAATTACCTTAATTAATAGAGCAGGAACCATGGTTATTCCGTTTCTATCTCTATATCTTACAGAAAATTTACACTTTTCACTCATTCAAGTGGGATGGATTATGAGTGCTTTTGGTGCTGGATCTGTTGTGGGATCTTGGCTGGGAGGACGATTAACCGATAAAATTGGTTACTATAAAGTTATGGTAATTAGTCTAATTACCTCTGGCTTTTTGTTTATTGGGTTACAATTCCTAAATACATTTGTTAGTATAGCCGTTGGGGTTTTCGTGTTGTTAATTGCTGCCGATATGTTTAGACCTGCCATGTTTGTAGCACTTAGCGCATACAGTAAACCAGAAAACAAGGTAAGATCGGTTACCTTAATTCGATTGGCCATTAATTTAGGATTCTCTGCTGGCCCTGCTATTGGCGGACTTATTATTGTAACCTTAAGCTATGGCGGATTGTTTTGGGTAGATGGTATAACTTGCTTTTTAGCGAGCATCTTATTACTAAATGTTTTACATCCAAAAAAGGCCAGAATTGCAGATGAGATTGTAGTAGAACACCCAAAATCGGCGTATAAAGATATTAATTACATTATCTTTCTATTTGCCATGTTACTGTTTGGCGTAGCTTTCTTACAGTACTTCTCTACAGTGCCCTTATTTTATAAAGACATCCATCATTTAAGCGAATTTCAAATAGGACTTTTAATGGGGCTAAATGGTTTTATTATTTTTGCTTTAGAAATGCCTCTCGTAAAATATTTCGAAAAGTCATGGTATTCTAAAACTGGATTAGTCCTTTTAGGTGCCATACTTTTAGGCCTAAGTTTTCTTGTATTAAACTTAAGCAATTGGACAGGTATTTTAGTGATTGGTATGATTTTTATGACAGTGGGAGAAATGATAGCCTTCCCATTTTCGAATGCCTTTGCTCTAGAACGTGCCAAGAAAGGCAACCAAGGCGAATATATGGCGCTTTATAGTATATCCTTTTCTATTGCACATATCATAGCTCATAATTCTGGCATGCATGTAATTGCAAATTACGGATATAAAGTAACTTGGTATACTAGTGTTGCTATAATGCTAATTTGTATTTCAACCTTATATTACCTAAAATTAAGAATGATAAGACAAAAAGATAAGCAATAA
- a CDS encoding LacI family DNA-binding transcriptional regulator → MKKTTLKDIAKALNVSVSTVSKALHDIPEISEETRILIQNYAKEKNYRPNYNALSLKNRRTKSIGVIIPNMLNYFYMQVLQGIEKEAAKNGYRIMTCISNESYQKEVEIIDMLSTGSIDGFLLAISEETEQNGEFSHFEDTMKFGFPIVMFDRVSEHVECDKIIIDDLNAAAEAVSFLVKQGCKRIAFVSPLQNLSIGRLRFEGYKKGLIENDLTFDDNLVINTSEPDYKQYEKMIRPLFKHKIDGIISTNESSAISAMKLAKENGYKLPEDLAVISFANGLLARNSNPRLTCVSQHGEIMGAAATKKLIEKLEQREEASSFSTEIIETDIVLRESTR, encoded by the coding sequence ATGAAAAAAACGACCTTAAAAGATATTGCAAAAGCATTAAATGTATCCGTTTCAACAGTATCTAAAGCGCTTCATGATATTCCAGAAATCAGCGAAGAAACTAGGATTTTAATCCAAAACTACGCCAAGGAAAAAAATTACAGACCCAATTATAATGCTTTAAGTTTAAAAAACAGAAGAACAAAAAGTATAGGCGTAATTATTCCGAATATGCTTAACTATTTCTATATGCAAGTTTTGCAAGGTATAGAAAAGGAAGCTGCTAAGAATGGGTATCGTATTATGACATGTATTTCTAATGAGTCTTACCAAAAGGAAGTTGAAATTATCGATATGCTATCTACAGGAAGTATTGATGGTTTTTTGCTAGCTATATCTGAAGAAACAGAGCAAAACGGCGAGTTTAGTCATTTTGAAGACACCATGAAATTTGGATTTCCAATAGTGATGTTCGATCGTGTTTCTGAACATGTAGAATGTGATAAAATTATTATTGATGACTTAAATGCAGCAGCAGAGGCGGTGAGTTTTCTTGTAAAACAAGGGTGCAAACGTATTGCTTTTGTGTCGCCTTTACAAAATCTTAGCATTGGTCGTTTACGATTTGAAGGTTATAAAAAGGGATTAATTGAGAACGATTTAACCTTTGATGATAATTTGGTTATTAATACTAGCGAACCAGATTATAAGCAGTACGAAAAAATGATTCGTCCGTTATTTAAGCATAAAATAGATGGTATTATTTCAACGAATGAATCTTCTGCAATTTCAGCTATGAAATTAGCTAAAGAAAATGGGTATAAGTTACCCGAAGATTTAGCTGTTATTTCTTTTGCAAACGGATTGTTAGCACGTAACTCTAACCCAAGACTAACCTGTGTGAGTCAGCATGGTGAAATTATGGGAGCTGCCGCAACTAAAAAATTAATAGAAAAGCTAGAACAGCGTGAAGAGGCTAGCTCATTTTCTACAGAAATTATAGAAACCGATATTGTTTTGCGCGAATCTACACGTTAA
- a CDS encoding Lrp/AsnC family transcriptional regulator, translating into MQLDAVNWKILECLQKNSRQSNTEIAKFVGISSPAVAERIRKMEDAGVIEGYNTQISYYETGHQLKTIITLRVFMGRLKPFLEKVTTFKEVVNCYRVTGNENIVMEVVLKNQKHLGMFIDQLITYGETKTQIVLSNVVENNPLVKDTTIKS; encoded by the coding sequence ATGCAGTTAGATGCTGTAAATTGGAAAATATTAGAATGTTTGCAAAAAAACTCAAGGCAATCCAATACCGAAATAGCCAAATTTGTAGGCATAAGTTCTCCAGCTGTTGCCGAGCGTATTCGTAAAATGGAAGATGCCGGTGTTATTGAAGGTTATAATACACAAATTTCATATTACGAAACAGGACATCAGCTAAAAACGATTATTACCCTTCGGGTATTTATGGGACGATTAAAGCCTTTTTTAGAAAAAGTAACCACCTTTAAAGAAGTTGTAAATTGCTATAGAGTTACAGGAAATGAAAACATAGTTATGGAGGTTGTGTTAAAAAATCAAAAACATTTAGGTATGTTTATAGACCAACTCATAACATACGGTGAAACTAAAACCCAAATTGTGTTGTCTAATGTTGTAGAAAACAACCCCTTGGTTAAGGATACTACCATAAAATCCTAA
- a CDS encoding helix-turn-helix domain-containing protein, which translates to MAVNKELDLAWEFVNNTNRSIFLTGKAGTGKTTFLHKLKANSLKRLVIVAPTGVAAINAKGVTIHSFFQLPFGPILPNSDLDNASGFNRKFSKAKINIIKSMDVLVIDEISMVRADLLDGIDKTLRRFRNKTKVFGGVQLLMIGDLQQLSPVIRDNEWQLLKSVYANGFFFSSHAYQQCEAVTIELKHIYRQENPKFIEILNEIRNNTLSAAAADVLNKRYIADFKPEPDEGFISLTTHNSKAETTNSEELEKLDTKLFTYKAKIEGKFPEFSYPNNEQLEFKVGAQVMFIKNDSSGEKRYFNGKIGKIVQLSKDEVTVRCKGDDFNINTKAEVWENINYNVDPETKDITEDKIGAFTQIPLRLAWAITIHKSQGLTFEKAIIDAAGAFAHGQTYVALSRCKSLEGLVLRSKINANQIITDSHVLNFNKQAEANEPDTSILHLSQQQFQLELIAEIFGFYEFLYPINRILDIFYKNRNNLQGNMESQMLLIKTTVTNLLKVSNAFNTQLKQLSDTDQLPEGNSIIQDRFNKAIVYFKTETENNIGKPLKELAFTTDNQAVRSDITKHLDTLEELHDTKLFYFNSLAYNFTTKKLLELRAKAVFIAKEKPKKSRKSVVDGTVNVELFELLRVLRNEIATENDLIHFQVFSQKTLYEICEVLPLTKQELLSIGGMGKTRVDKYGSAILGVIRDYCYEHDIQTHKEDEIFEDVTTKKNKIDTKTQSLNLFKSGKTIEDIAFERELNENTIFSHLASFIPSGEIKITDVMAVETYEKLTELIPKITFENLSDLKNQLDDVYSYGEIRLVLDALNSKNMLQ; encoded by the coding sequence ATGGCTGTCAATAAAGAACTCGACCTTGCTTGGGAGTTTGTAAACAACACTAATCGTTCTATCTTTTTAACAGGAAAGGCTGGTACAGGAAAAACAACGTTCTTACACAAATTAAAAGCAAATAGTTTAAAACGACTGGTTATTGTTGCACCTACAGGTGTTGCTGCTATTAATGCTAAAGGCGTTACTATACATTCTTTTTTCCAATTACCTTTTGGGCCGATACTTCCAAATTCAGATTTGGATAATGCTTCAGGATTTAATAGGAAGTTTAGTAAAGCTAAAATCAATATTATTAAATCGATGGATGTTTTAGTTATTGATGAAATTAGTATGGTTCGGGCAGATTTACTTGATGGTATAGATAAAACTTTACGTCGTTTTAGGAATAAAACCAAAGTGTTTGGAGGCGTGCAACTACTCATGATTGGTGACTTGCAACAATTGTCTCCCGTAATTAGGGACAATGAATGGCAGCTCCTAAAGTCGGTTTATGCTAATGGATTTTTTTTTAGTAGTCATGCTTACCAACAATGTGAAGCTGTAACAATAGAGTTAAAACATATTTATAGACAGGAGAATCCGAAATTTATTGAAATTCTTAATGAAATAAGAAATAATACCCTAAGTGCTGCTGCTGCTGATGTGCTCAACAAAAGATACATCGCAGATTTTAAACCAGAACCCGATGAAGGTTTTATATCTTTAACGACCCATAATAGTAAAGCAGAAACTACCAATAGTGAAGAGTTGGAGAAGCTTGACACCAAATTGTTTACCTATAAGGCAAAAATAGAAGGTAAGTTTCCTGAATTTTCATATCCTAATAACGAGCAATTAGAATTTAAAGTTGGGGCTCAAGTTATGTTTATTAAGAATGATAGTAGTGGGGAGAAACGGTATTTTAACGGTAAGATTGGGAAAATTGTTCAGCTTTCAAAAGATGAAGTTACTGTACGCTGTAAAGGTGACGACTTTAATATTAATACCAAAGCCGAAGTTTGGGAAAATATTAATTATAATGTAGATCCCGAAACAAAGGATATTACCGAAGATAAAATAGGAGCCTTTACTCAGATTCCGTTGCGATTAGCTTGGGCTATTACGATACACAAAAGTCAAGGTTTAACCTTTGAGAAAGCTATTATAGACGCAGCTGGAGCCTTCGCTCATGGCCAAACGTATGTTGCTTTAAGCCGATGCAAATCCTTAGAAGGATTAGTGTTAAGAAGTAAAATTAATGCCAACCAAATAATTACCGACAGTCATGTATTAAATTTTAATAAACAGGCAGAAGCTAATGAACCGGATACTTCTATTCTTCACCTTTCGCAACAACAATTTCAACTGGAGTTAATTGCTGAAATTTTTGGGTTTTATGAGTTTTTATATCCGATAAATCGGATTTTGGATATCTTTTATAAAAACAGAAACAACCTTCAAGGTAATATGGAGTCGCAAATGCTTCTCATAAAGACTACGGTTACTAATTTACTTAAAGTAAGTAATGCGTTTAATACACAGCTTAAGCAACTTTCTGATACCGATCAATTGCCAGAAGGCAATAGTATTATACAAGACCGATTTAACAAGGCCATAGTATATTTTAAAACAGAAACGGAAAATAATATTGGGAAGCCTTTAAAGGAACTTGCGTTTACAACCGATAATCAAGCTGTAAGGAGTGATATTACCAAACATTTAGATACACTTGAAGAATTGCACGACACCAAACTATTTTATTTTAATAGTTTAGCATATAATTTTACAACAAAGAAACTCTTAGAATTAAGAGCAAAAGCCGTATTTATTGCTAAGGAGAAACCAAAAAAATCTAGGAAATCTGTTGTCGACGGTACCGTAAATGTGGAATTATTTGAATTATTACGGGTGCTTAGAAATGAAATTGCTACAGAAAATGATTTAATTCACTTTCAGGTATTTTCACAGAAAACATTATACGAAATTTGCGAGGTTCTACCTTTAACAAAGCAAGAACTTCTTAGTATTGGAGGTATGGGGAAAACTAGAGTAGATAAATATGGAAGTGCTATTCTAGGGGTTATTCGAGATTATTGTTATGAACATGATATTCAAACGCATAAGGAAGATGAAATATTTGAAGATGTCACAACGAAAAAGAATAAGATTGATACTAAAACACAATCTTTAAATTTATTTAAATCTGGAAAAACTATTGAAGACATTGCGTTTGAACGAGAGCTAAATGAAAATACAATTTTTAGTCACTTGGCTAGTTTTATTCCTTCTGGAGAGATAAAAATTACAGATGTAATGGCCGTAGAGACGTATGAAAAATTAACTGAATTAATTCCGAAAATAACTTTTGAAAATCTATCCGACTTAAAAAATCAATTAGATGATGTTTATAGTTATGGCGAGATTCGTTTGGTTTTAGACGCTTTAAATTCTAAAAATATGTTGCAGTAA